The following proteins are encoded in a genomic region of Rhizobium sp. CCGE531:
- a CDS encoding GNAT family N-acetyltransferase, producing the protein MTSSDAEPFASTERLILRGFVPEDFEAYSAYRSLPAIYRYLYSDPPSSREMRERFDAGLNTSLLEDGNILRCAVVRRKDDVLLGQVSLKLTNKAALQAEVGYIFNPAYAGKGYATEAAEAVITLGFERFSFHRIFARLDAKNTGSIGVLERLGLRREAHLIQNDRFNGVWGDEYFYATLRDEWAARAPNRAR; encoded by the coding sequence ATGACGTCTAGCGACGCCGAACCCTTTGCATCCACCGAGCGTCTGATCCTCAGAGGATTCGTCCCGGAGGATTTCGAAGCCTATAGCGCTTATCGCTCTCTGCCGGCCATCTATCGTTATCTCTACAGCGATCCTCCATCGTCACGGGAGATGCGAGAACGTTTCGATGCCGGTTTGAATACGAGTTTGTTGGAAGATGGCAATATCCTCCGCTGCGCTGTCGTTCGACGCAAGGACGATGTTCTGCTGGGCCAGGTCAGCCTGAAACTCACCAATAAAGCTGCTCTGCAGGCTGAGGTCGGATACATCTTCAATCCAGCCTATGCCGGCAAGGGCTATGCGACCGAGGCGGCTGAAGCTGTTATTACCCTCGGTTTCGAGAGGTTCAGCTTTCACCGGATCTTCGCTAGGCTGGATGCGAAGAATACCGGTTCGATCGGCGTCCTCGAACGGCTCGGTCTGCGGCGCGAGGCGCACCTCATCCAGAATGACCGTTTCAATGGCGTCTGGGGCGACGAGTATTTCTACGCAACGTTGAGGGACGAATGGGCCGCAAGGGCGCCGAATCGGGCGCGTTAA
- a CDS encoding class I SAM-dependent methyltransferase, with product MSRDALKTLFHPFASGTVDAPGEGQRILFLGAEAGFALPEGFAAELSAVQGFRPFYRQLQAQRINVTPDIEGEGYDGALVLCGKHKGENEDHIAEALVRVKEGGLILVAGGKEDGIQPLRKRIEAFGLEIEHMPKYHGVAFWFARPADIKALTAQLAKPATLADDSFTTAPGMFSHDRVDAGSELLASRLPTDFAGDAADFGAGWGYLSVELATKSPRIERIDLYEAHYGALEAARANLLSHCPKVAQRFFWHDLASEPVKDKYDLIIMNPPFHEGHAAEPSLGQAMIKTAASALRGGGRLMLVANRGLPYEPVLAEHFKEFGETCRNARYKVLWAKK from the coding sequence ATGAGCCGCGATGCCCTGAAGACCCTGTTCCATCCCTTTGCCTCCGGCACTGTCGACGCGCCCGGCGAGGGTCAGCGCATCCTGTTCCTCGGCGCCGAGGCGGGTTTTGCGCTGCCGGAGGGTTTTGCCGCCGAGCTGTCCGCCGTCCAGGGCTTCCGCCCCTTCTATCGCCAGCTGCAGGCGCAGCGGATCAACGTGACGCCTGACATCGAAGGCGAAGGCTATGACGGCGCGCTGGTGCTCTGCGGCAAGCACAAAGGCGAGAATGAGGATCACATCGCCGAAGCGCTGGTGCGCGTGAAGGAAGGCGGCCTCATCCTCGTTGCCGGCGGCAAGGAAGACGGCATCCAGCCGCTGCGCAAGCGCATCGAGGCCTTCGGTCTCGAGATCGAGCATATGCCGAAATATCACGGCGTCGCTTTCTGGTTTGCGCGTCCCGCCGACATCAAGGCCTTGACGGCGCAGCTCGCAAAGCCGGCGACACTCGCCGACGACAGCTTCACCACGGCGCCCGGCATGTTCTCGCATGACCGTGTCGATGCCGGTTCCGAACTGCTTGCCTCGCGCCTGCCGACCGACTTTGCCGGCGATGCCGCCGATTTCGGCGCCGGCTGGGGCTACCTCTCCGTCGAGCTCGCGACAAAATCGCCGAGGATCGAGCGCATAGACCTCTACGAGGCCCATTACGGCGCTCTGGAGGCCGCGCGCGCCAATCTGCTGTCGCACTGCCCGAAGGTCGCCCAGCGCTTCTTCTGGCACGATCTGGCGAGCGAGCCGGTCAAGGACAAGTACGACCTGATCATCATGAACCCGCCCTTCCATGAGGGCCATGCCGCCGAGCCTTCGCTTGGCCAGGCGATGATCAAGACGGCCGCTTCGGCGCTGCGTGGCGGCGGCCGGCTGATGCTGGTCGCCAATCGCGGCCTGCCCTACGAGCCGGTGCTGGCCGAGCATTTCAAGGAATTCGGCGAGACCTGCCGCAATGCCCGTTACAAAGTGCTCTGGGCAAAGAAATAA
- the rpsO gene encoding 30S ribosomal protein S15 translates to MSITAERKAALIKEYATVEGDTGSPEVQVAILTERINNLTDHFKDHKKDNHSRRGLLTMVSSRRSLLDYLKKKDEGRYTKLITSLGIRR, encoded by the coding sequence ATGTCGATCACTGCTGAGCGCAAGGCTGCGCTGATCAAGGAATACGCTACCGTCGAAGGCGACACCGGTTCTCCGGAAGTCCAGGTTGCGATCCTGACCGAGCGCATCAACAACCTCACCGACCATTTCAAGGACCACAAGAAGGACAACCACTCCCGTCGTGGCCTCCTGACGATGGTCTCCAGCCGGCGCTCGCTTCTTGACTACCTCAAGAAGAAGGACGAAGGCCGTTATACCAAGCTGATCACCAGCCTCGGTATTCGCCGCTAA
- the pnp gene encoding polyribonucleotide nucleotidyltransferase, giving the protein MFDIHTVEIEWAGRPLKLETGKVARQADGAVVATYGETVVLATVVSAKSPKPGQDFFPLTVNYQEKTYAAGKIPGGYFKREGRPSEKETLVSRLIDRPIRPLFPEGYKNDTQVVVTVIQHDLENDPDILSMVATSAALTLSGVPFMGPIGGARVGYINGEYVLNPHLDEMDESSLDLVVAGTQEAVLMVESEAKELSEDVMLGAVMFGHRGFQPVIDAIIKLAEVAAKEPRDFQPEDYSALEAEMLGIAEGELRTAYLNTQKAERYAAVDAVKAKVKAHFLPEGVEPKYSAEVIGAVFKHLQAKIVRWNILDTKGRIDGRDLSTVRPIVSEVGVLPRTHGSSLFTRGETQAIVVATLGTGEDEQYVDSLTGMYKERFLLHYNFPPYSVGETGRMGSPGRREIGHGKLAWRAVRPMLPTAEQFPYTLRVVSEITESNGSSSMATVCGTSLALMDAGVPLAKPVAGIAMGLIKEDERFAVLSDILGDEDHLGDMDFKVAGTEGGITALQMDIKIEGITEEIMNVALNQAKGGRLHILGEMAKAISESRGQLGEFAPRIEVMNIPVDKIREVIGSGGKVIREIVEKTGAKINIEDDGTVKIASSSGKEIEAARKWIHSIVAEPEVGQIYEGTVVKTADFGAFVNFFGARDGLVHISQLASERVAKTQDVVKEGDKVWVKLLGFDERGKVRLSMKVVDQATGQELAADKKKDDAAE; this is encoded by the coding sequence ATGTTCGATATCCATACCGTCGAAATCGAGTGGGCAGGCCGCCCGCTGAAGCTGGAAACTGGCAAGGTCGCCCGCCAGGCCGATGGCGCCGTCGTCGCCACCTACGGCGAGACCGTGGTGCTTGCGACCGTCGTTTCCGCCAAGTCGCCGAAGCCGGGCCAGGATTTCTTCCCGCTCACCGTCAACTACCAGGAAAAGACCTACGCAGCCGGCAAGATCCCCGGCGGCTATTTCAAGCGCGAGGGCCGTCCGAGCGAAAAGGAAACCCTGGTTTCCCGCCTGATCGACCGCCCGATCCGCCCGCTCTTCCCGGAAGGCTACAAGAACGACACCCAGGTCGTCGTCACCGTCATCCAGCATGACCTCGAAAACGATCCGGACATCTTGTCGATGGTCGCCACCTCGGCTGCCCTGACGCTTTCAGGCGTTCCGTTCATGGGCCCGATCGGCGGCGCTCGCGTCGGCTACATCAACGGCGAATACGTGCTCAACCCGCATCTCGACGAGATGGACGAATCGAGCCTCGACCTCGTCGTTGCCGGCACCCAGGAAGCCGTGCTGATGGTTGAATCCGAAGCCAAGGAACTCTCCGAAGACGTCATGCTCGGCGCCGTTATGTTCGGTCATCGCGGCTTCCAGCCGGTTATCGACGCGATCATCAAGCTCGCCGAAGTTGCCGCCAAGGAGCCCCGCGACTTCCAGCCGGAAGATTATTCCGCTCTCGAAGCCGAGATGCTTGGCATCGCCGAAGGCGAACTGCGCACGGCTTACCTCAACACGCAGAAGGCTGAACGCTACGCTGCCGTCGACGCCGTCAAGGCCAAGGTCAAGGCACACTTCCTTCCGGAAGGCGTCGAGCCGAAGTACTCCGCCGAAGTCATCGGCGCCGTCTTCAAGCACCTGCAGGCCAAGATCGTCCGTTGGAACATCCTCGACACCAAGGGCCGCATCGACGGCCGCGACCTGTCGACTGTTCGCCCGATCGTCTCGGAAGTCGGCGTCCTGCCGCGCACGCACGGTTCGTCGCTGTTCACCCGCGGTGAAACGCAGGCGATCGTCGTCGCCACGCTCGGCACCGGTGAAGACGAGCAGTATGTCGACAGCCTGACCGGCATGTACAAGGAACGCTTCCTGCTGCACTACAACTTCCCGCCCTACTCGGTCGGCGAAACCGGTCGCATGGGTTCCCCGGGCCGCCGCGAAATCGGCCACGGCAAGCTCGCATGGCGCGCCGTTCGCCCGATGCTGCCGACGGCGGAACAGTTCCCCTACACGCTGCGCGTCGTTTCCGAGATCACCGAGTCCAACGGCTCGTCCTCGATGGCGACCGTTTGCGGCACCTCGCTGGCGCTGATGGATGCCGGCGTTCCCCTGGCAAAGCCGGTTGCCGGTATCGCCATGGGCCTGATCAAGGAAGACGAACGCTTCGCTGTTCTCTCGGACATCCTGGGTGACGAAGATCATCTCGGCGACATGGACTTCAAGGTCGCCGGCACTGAAGGCGGCATCACCGCGCTGCAGATGGACATCAAGATCGAAGGCATCACCGAAGAGATCATGAATGTCGCCCTGAACCAGGCCAAGGGCGGCCGTCTGCACATCCTCGGCGAAATGGCGAAGGCCATCTCCGAGAGCCGCGGCCAGCTCGGCGAATTCGCACCGCGCATCGAAGTCATGAACATCCCGGTCGACAAGATCCGTGAAGTCATCGGCTCCGGCGGCAAGGTCATCCGCGAAATCGTCGAAAAGACCGGCGCCAAGATCAACATCGAGGATGACGGCACCGTCAAGATCGCCTCGTCCTCCGGCAAGGAAATCGAAGCGGCCCGCAAGTGGATCCACTCGATCGTTGCTGAGCCGGAAGTCGGCCAGATCTACGAAGGCACGGTTGTCAAGACCGCCGACTTCGGCGCCTTCGTCAACTTCTTTGGCGCCCGTGACGGCCTCGTCCACATCTCGCAGCTCGCCTCCGAGCGCGTTGCCAAGACGCAGGACGTCGTCAAAGAAGGCGACAAGGTCTGGGTCAAGCTGCTCGGCTTCGACGAGCGCGGCAAGGTTCGCCTGTCCATGAAGGTTGTCGACCAGGCAACCGGCCAGGAACTCGCCGCCGACAAGAAGAAGGACGACGCGGCCGAATAA
- the fabI gene encoding enoyl-ACP reductase FabI, translated as MTGIMQGKRGLIMGVANNHSIAWGISKALAAEGAELAFTFQGEALGKRVKPLAAEVGSDFLLPCDVEDLASVDAVFDAIKERWGRLDFIVHAIGFSDKNELKGLYANTTRENFTRTMVISCFSFTEIAKRAADLMTEGGSMLTLTYNGSTRVIPNYNVMGVAKAALEASVRYLAADYGPRGIRVNAVSAGPIRTLAGAGISDARAILSWNQRNAPLRKSVTIDQVGSSSLYLLSDLAAGVTGEVHFVDAGYNITSMPTLEALSSADAE; from the coding sequence ATGACGGGAATCATGCAGGGTAAGCGCGGCCTCATCATGGGCGTCGCAAACAATCACTCGATTGCCTGGGGTATTTCAAAGGCGCTCGCAGCCGAAGGCGCGGAACTGGCTTTCACGTTTCAGGGCGAGGCGCTCGGCAAGCGCGTCAAGCCGCTCGCGGCCGAAGTCGGCTCGGATTTCCTGCTGCCTTGCGATGTCGAGGATCTGGCCTCCGTTGATGCCGTCTTCGACGCGATCAAGGAGCGCTGGGGCAGGCTTGATTTCATCGTCCACGCCATCGGCTTTTCCGACAAGAACGAGCTGAAGGGGCTCTATGCCAACACCACGCGGGAGAATTTCACCCGCACCATGGTGATTTCCTGCTTCTCCTTCACCGAGATCGCCAAGCGCGCCGCCGATCTGATGACGGAAGGCGGCAGCATGCTGACGCTGACCTATAACGGCTCGACGCGCGTGATCCCGAACTACAACGTCATGGGCGTCGCCAAGGCAGCACTTGAGGCTTCCGTTCGCTATCTCGCCGCCGATTACGGCCCGCGCGGCATCCGCGTCAACGCCGTTTCCGCCGGCCCGATCCGCACGCTCGCCGGCGCCGGCATTTCCGATGCCCGCGCCATCCTGTCGTGGAACCAGCGCAACGCGCCGCTGCGCAAGTCTGTTACCATCGACCAGGTGGGCTCCTCGTCGCTCTACCTCCTGTCGGATCTGGCGGCAGGCGTCACCGGCGAAGTCCACTTCGTCGATGCCGGCTACAACATCACCTCGATGCCGACGCTGGAAGCGCTGTCGAGCGCCGACGCCGAGTAG
- a CDS encoding acyltransferase, translating to MFFVLSGYLIGSQLMAEAARRGAVDFKAFYLRRAFRILPAFLLVLAAYTFIPSLRDAPTMQPAWRFLSFTVNFGLDPRSGATFTEAWSLSVEEHFYLVLPVLVVLLKRRATVGFAALLVATIVIAGIGLRFALWQSHVGPIAEMQIYREAFAVYLRDVYYPTYNRLDGLTFGVVLAAIRLFKPLLWERYMPPHIALGIGGMLMMAAVVIFSIRGPLAETNLPLVFQPLPGAVVGFPLFAAGVAFILGALLDLQPKIGRWHLPAISGIATLAYSLYLTHKGVYHLDRMVFGKDNLQGLSGFVIYLATCFIVAATLWFLVERNFLLLRDHLMLRSRRADEA from the coding sequence ATCTTCTTTGTGCTCAGCGGCTATCTCATCGGAAGCCAGTTGATGGCGGAAGCCGCGCGCCGCGGCGCCGTCGACTTCAAGGCCTTCTATCTGCGCCGGGCGTTCCGCATATTACCAGCCTTTCTGCTCGTGCTTGCCGCCTACACGTTCATCCCGTCCCTGCGTGACGCGCCGACGATGCAGCCGGCTTGGCGGTTCCTGAGCTTCACGGTCAATTTCGGGCTTGATCCGCGCTCGGGCGCAACGTTTACCGAAGCCTGGTCGCTGAGCGTCGAGGAGCACTTCTATCTCGTTCTGCCGGTTCTCGTCGTCCTGCTTAAGCGGCGAGCGACGGTGGGCTTCGCCGCCCTTCTGGTAGCGACGATCGTGATCGCCGGCATAGGCCTGCGGTTTGCGCTCTGGCAAAGCCATGTCGGCCCGATTGCCGAAATGCAAATCTACAGGGAGGCCTTCGCCGTCTATCTCAGGGATGTCTATTACCCGACATATAACCGGCTGGACGGGCTGACCTTCGGCGTCGTTCTGGCGGCGATCCGGCTGTTCAAGCCGTTGCTGTGGGAACGGTACATGCCGCCCCACATCGCGCTCGGTATCGGCGGCATGCTCATGATGGCGGCGGTGGTGATCTTTTCCATCCGCGGGCCGCTTGCCGAAACCAATCTGCCGCTGGTGTTTCAGCCTCTTCCCGGCGCGGTCGTCGGCTTTCCGCTGTTTGCGGCGGGCGTGGCGTTCATTCTCGGCGCATTGCTGGACCTGCAGCCGAAGATCGGGCGCTGGCACCTGCCGGCCATATCAGGCATCGCGACGCTCGCCTACAGCCTCTATCTCACCCACAAGGGCGTCTATCATCTCGACCGGATGGTCTTCGGTAAAGACAATCTTCAGGGGCTTTCGGGCTTCGTCATCTACCTCGCCACCTGCTTCATCGTGGCGGCGACGCTCTGGTTTCTCGTCGAAAGGAACTTCCTGCTCCTGCGGGATCATCTGATGCTGCGCTCACGTCGCGCCGACGAAGCCTGA